GCAATGATTGTGATGCCTAATTGGGAACAAAGCTCAACCAGGCCACTTTGAATTGGCCTTTGATCCAGCAGATTGAATTTCACTTGATTAGAAGCTAGCGGGATATTATATTTTGCTAGTGTATCGAAAGCCAGCTGTGTTTGAGTCACGGAGTAATTGGAAACTCCGACGCTCCTTACGAGTCCCTCTTTGACCACTGATGCCATCGCTTCCATCCAGGTTGGAATAGATATCGGAGGAAACGGCCAGTGCATTTGATATAAATCGATATGATCTAATCCAAGCCTAGACAGGCTCCTGATTAAGGCGGATCGTAATTCTCGCTTATTCAATCGCCACGGGTAGGGCATGAATTTCGTCGCAACGATGATTTTTTGCGGGTCACGCCTCAGGCAGTCACCCAATAGCAGCTCAGATCTCCCATTTCCGTAAGCTTCTGCAGTATCAAATAAATTAATCCCAGCCTGCAAAGCGATATGATACATTTGTGAGACAACATCGTTTCCGTTGCTAGACTCGTTGTAATTTGTTTTATAATCTGCCCATTGCATTAATCCGAAACCGATTGGTGATATCCAGATATCGGTTTTTCCAAGTGTGAGTTCTTCTCTCATATTTTCAACTCCGGCTAATTTTCATCACACATATTACACCATAAGCTAATATTTTGCCTATAGATCTTCGATAACAAGCTACTTATCTAAATTATTTCCAATGATTTGGTATACTAACGGCATTCCATCTCAAATCAGGATAATCTTATGGCAGAAAATGCAGAATTCCTACCCTTCCACGCAATAAACGAGTACATGCGTCCAGATTTCAGGTTGAAAGTCGTGCGGGAAACGCTCAATAATCAAACCAACCTGGATGAGTCATTGTCATCTGATCTGAATCACATGATCAAGAAATTCGTAAATGTGCCAGGCTTTCGGAGCAGTGACAAGGCACCCGCTTTGGTTAAAGTTGTTCCGACCTCCAAGGCATTCGAGAAAAATCCAGAGCTTGTTGCGGTGCTTTTAGCTGGCTGGGCCGAAACCCATTCAGATTTACGAGAAAAGGTTTATTCCCTGCTGCAGGCCCGGCATTGGAAAACGCTATCTGAGAGTGAAGAGTCTCTTGCTTTATCGGCGCTCACTGAAGCTGTGAAGGAATGGCCTGTTTTTCCGATAAAGATGAACAGGGCGAAATTGCCGGGTTTCTATAC
This genomic interval from Anaerolineales bacterium contains the following:
- a CDS encoding 2,5-didehydrogluconate reductase → MREELTLGKTDIWISPIGFGLMQWADYKTNYNESSNGNDVVSQMYHIALQAGINLFDTAEAYGNGRSELLLGDCLRRDPQKIIVATKFMPYPWRLNKRELRSALIRSLSRLGLDHIDLYQMHWPFPPISIPTWMEAMASVVKEGLVRSVGVSNYSVTQTQLAFDTLAKYNIPLASNQVKFNLLDQRPIQSGLVELCSQLGITIIA